CAGGTGTCCTGCTCGGGCAGCCCTCCTGCGTGCCGCACCGCGCAACGGCACGGCGGTTTCTCGGAGTGAACGGACCGTCCGTCCAATCTCGTTGGGCAGACGGTCCGTTCACCCCGTGTCAGGTGTCCTGCCGAGCCCCGTGTGCGAGCAGCACTGGTACCGGGGCGTGACGGTTCCTGGAGTGAACGGACCGCTTGTCCAATCTGGTTGGGCAGACGGTCCGTTCACTCCGGTGCGTCAGGTCGTCGTCGGGTTCGGGATCGCGGGCAGGTCGACGTGGCCGTTGGAGATGAACGACGGGCGTTGCTCCAGTTCGGTGAACGCCGGGGTCAGGTCCGGGAAGCGGTCGAACAGCGCGGACAACCCGATGCGGGCTTCCAGCCGGGCCAGCTGGGAGCCGACGCAGAAGTGCACCCCGTGGCCGAAGCTGAGGTGCGCCGAATCGGAACGGGCCGGATCGAACAGCTCCCCGTCGGGGTAGTGCGCGGCGTGCCGGTTCGCCGCCAGCAGCCCGGCCACGATCGCCTCGCCCGCCCGGATCGCGTCGCCGCCGGGCAGTGCGATCTCCTCGACGGCGAAGCGCAGCGGCAGGTTCGCGAGCGGCGGCTGCCAGCGCAACGTCTCCTCGACGACCGCGTCCCAGCTCAGGTCGCCCGCTCGGACCGCGGCCAGGTGCCGGGGCTCGGTGAGCAGCTGCGCGATGGCGTGCCCGAGCAGGTTCACCGTCGTCTCGTGGCCCGCCGAGAACATCAGCATCAAGGTGTCGGTCAGCTCGCCGTCCGACAGGCGAGTCCCATCCTCGTCCCGCATCGCCAGCAGGTCGCTGGTCAGGTCGTCGCCCGGGGTCCGGCGGCGGGCGGCGACGTGGTCGCCGAACAACCGGTACAGGGTCTCCATCCCGGACACCATCTGCTCCGGGGTGGTCGTCGTGCTGAAGAAGGACTCCACCAGGCGGCGCATCTCGTCGAGGGCCGAGCGGTCGGTGATGCCGAGCAGTGAGCTGATCACCGCGACCGGCAACGGGTTCGCGAAGCGCTCGCGCAGGTCCACGGCCACACCCGGCGCGGCGGCGGCCACGTCGTCGAGCAGTTCGGTGGTGATCCGTTCGACGTGCGGCTGCAGCTCGCGGATGCGGCGGGCGGTGAACGCGGGTGCGATGAGAGCTCGGAGCCTGCGGTGCTCGGCGCCGTGCGAGTTGAACATGTTCCGCATCGAGACCCAGGTGTGCAGCGGCCAGTCCGGCGGCAGCTCGCGGTACGCGGGCCAGTGCCGGTGCGGATCCTTGGACACGCGGGGGTCGGCGAACAGGGACCGCAGCACGACCGGGTCGGTGACCAGCCACGCCTCCACCTCGCCGGGTAGCACCACGCGCGTCGCCGGACCTCGCCGGCTGAGGCGGGCCGCCTCGGCGTGCAGGTCGCTCCCGGTGGGGTCGAGCGGGTAGGGGCAGGTGGAAGGGTCCATCGATCGGCTCCGCGGTGTCGTCCTCGCACGTCGTGGATGACGCGAACCCAGCATGGGGCGATCAGGCTCCGCTCGGTGACCGTCGACGGGGTGAAGCTCCGTCGCCGTTCGGACGCATCGGTTCCACGCCCCGGCACGCCTGAACCCGTCCGAAGGCGGTGGACGGCGCCCGGGTGGGCGGGACTTCGCGGAGTGAACGGACCGTTCGTCCAATCCCGTTGGACGAACGGTCCGTTCACTCAGATCGGAGCCCCGCTGGCGGCCCCCGGGTGAGCCCAGATGCGGGTGGCGAGGTTTTCGAGTGAACGGACCGTTTGTCCAGTCACGTTGGTCGAACGGTCCGTTCACTCGGTTCGGAGCCCTGCTGACGGCTCGGGCGATCGGTGTGTTGCGGGGCGAGCGGGTGGTGAGCTTTGTGAGTGAACGGACCGTTTGCCCAGTCGCGTTGGTCGAACGGTCCGTTCACTCCGGTCGGGTGTGAGCGATCCCCTGTGGTCGGGGTGGGGTGGGCGCGGTCCGGGGTGGGGATAATCGGGGTGTGTTCGATGCCGCTGTGCTGAATCCCTTGCTGACCCGCTACGCGTCCTGGCTGGCGATGCCGACGGAGCTGACCGCGGACACCTCCGACGAGGATCCGGAGCAGGTCGTGCTGATGCCGATGGTGCTGCGAATCGAGCGCGCCGAGCCGCCGCGCCGCACCGCGCTGCTGGAGGCCGCGGCGTCGGCGGCGCTCGCGGTGTGCCTGGACGAGCGGGCCAAGCCCGGCGGTGAGTGGCACGAGCCGGTGCACCACTGGATCTCGGGCCGCATCCGCAAGGTGTCGCGGCGGGCGCGGGGCGCGCACTGGGCGGCGGTGCAGGAGTTGCCGGGGCGCACGGTGGAGGTGGACGGAGCCGAGGTGCGGGCGTTCCTGCCGTCGCGGGTCGCGGACATGCCGAAGGAGCTGACGCGGCTGCAGATCTCCGGCAGCGAGCTCGACGCGGACGAGCCCGGCCCGCCCGCGGTGGGGGAGCCGGTGCTGTGGTTGAACCCGGACGTGGCGATGAGCGCGGGGAAGTCCGCTGCCCAGGTCGGTCACGCCACGATGTTCCTGGCTGCGTTGCTGCACGGCGAGCACCGCGATGACGAGGTGGCGCGGTGGTCGGCGGCGGGGCTGCCGTGCTCGGTCCGGGTGGCCGACGGGGCGACTTGGCGGCGGTTGCTGCCGGGCGAGGACGCGGAGACCGCGTGGCGCCGCCACGGTGTCGCGGCGGTCCGTGACGCGGGTTTCACCGAGATCGATCCCGGCACGGTCACCGTCCTCGCCCAGTGGCCGCGGCCGTCCGCAACGGCCTGAGCGGCGGCGTTCAGGCCGTGGGGTGCGGGCTGCTCGCGCGGCGCGCGTTCAGGACGGCGTCGAGGAGGTCGAGGATCTGCCTGCGGAGTTCGGGCAGGTCGCCCAGCGCTTCGTCCTCGATGGCGACCAGCACTCGTTCGTTGACCGAGGCCAGCAGCGACTGCCATTGCGCGGCGGTGAACTCGGCGTCCGCGGAGTTGCGGGCGAGCATTTCGGCCCACTGCCGGTACGCGTCCCGGCGGCGCCGCATCCCTTCCTGCCCGACGCGGACGATCTCGACGAGCAGCACCCGGGCCAGCTCCGGGTCGTCGAGGACGACGCGCAGGTAGACGTCCATGCCGGTGAGCATCCGGTGCTGCCCGTAGGGCTGGTCGCGGACGGCTTCGCTGATCGCGTCGACCAGTTTCGACGTGGCGGCCTCGTAGGCGTCGAGGAAGCACTCCTGCTTGTCCGCGAAGTGCTCGTAGAACGTGCGCCGCGAGACCTGCGCTTCGCGGACGATGTCGGCGACCTTCGCGCCGTCGTAGCCGTTCGCGGCGACGGCGCGGACCGCGCCGATGCGCAGCTTCCTGCGGTGGTGGTCCCACGCCCCTTCGGTGCGGGGGCCGGGCGGTAGCCGCGGGCCGCGCTCGGGAAACAGCGGGTCGACCTCGGTCATGCCTTCAAAATAGCGCCCCGGCCGCGTCCGATACGCGGCATTCGGGCTCGGTGCGGGCGGGCTCACGCCCGAGGCCGCGCATGAGTCCGCCCGAGAGCGTCTGCGACATCTCGTCGCGAAGGTCTGGCGGCCTGGAAGTCGTCAAGGCCAAGTGCTCTCGGGCGGCTCATCCGGGTGATCCCGGCAACGCCGATGCTCCCGCGGCACGAGGTGGCGGGCCAGGGTCGAAAGTCCCAGTTCAGCGAGCGGGTTCGCAGACGACGACCGGGATCGTGCGGTCGGTCCAGGACTGGTACGAGTCGAAATCGGCGTAGAGCTCCAAGAGCTTCGCCCACAGCTCGGCCCGTTCCGGTCCTTCGGCGACCCGTGCCCGCAGCCGCTGCACGTCCTTGCCGATTTGCACCGTGACCTCGGGGTTCGCGGTGATGTTGTGGTACCAGGCGGGATGCTTGGGCAGGCCGCCCTGGGAGGCGACGAGCACCACCCGCTGCCCGTCGCGCAGGTACAGCAGCGGCGTGGTGCGGTCCTGCCCGCTCTTGCGCCCGGTCGTGGTCAGCAGGCAGGTCGGCACCCCGCGCCGCCAGGCGCTGCCGATGCGCCACCGGCCGCCGACGCGCCCGCCGGTGGCGCGGTACGCGCGCACGTGCGCCTGCGACATCACCCGCATCACCTTGGGCACCAGCGGGGAATCGAGCTGCCGCGGTCTGCGCATGGCGAGTCCTCCTGCTCCTCGGCCTGGACGGACCGAGCAGGTCCGTCGGTGGCAAGCGGTGCTTTCGGCTGTGCGGCGGGGAGTCCGCGTCCTTGGGTCTCGGCCAAACGCTTGCTAGGGTCATTGAAGCAGCTGCAGCAAGGCGCGTCGATCTCCATCCGGGCTCCGTCCACGCATCGCCGCCGCGGGCTCCGCCGAACCCCGGCGCGGAGAGGAAATTCCTTGCGACACGGCATCGTGCTGTTCACCAGTGATCGCGGGATCACGCCGGGACCGGCCGCGCAGGCGGCCGAGCAGGCCGGTTTCGACACGTTCTACGTCCCCGAGCACACCCACATCCCGATCAAGCGGACGGCCGCGCACCCCGGTACCGGTGGCGCCGACCTGCCCGACGACCGCTACCTGCGCACCTTGGACCCCTGGGTGAGCCTGAGCGCCGCGGCCGCGCTGACCTCGCGGATCCGGCTGGCCACGGCGGTGGCGCTGCCGGTCGAGTCCGATCCGATCACGCTCGCCAAGACGATCGCCTCGCTGGACTGGCTCTCCGGCGGGCGGGTCGTGCTCGGGGCGGGGTTCGGCTGGAACACCGATGAGCTAGCCGACCACCACGTGCCCGCGCACCGGCGGCGGGCCGCGCTGCGCGAGCACCTCGAGGCGATGCGCGCGCTGTGGACCGAGGAAGAGGCCTCCTACTCCGGCGAATTCGTCCACTTCGGACCGTCGTGGGCGTTCCCGAAGCCCGCGCGCATCCCCGTCCTGATCGGCGCGGGCGCGGGACCGAAGACGTTCGCCTGGATCGCCGCGCACGCCGACGGCTGGATCACGACGCCCGCCGACACCGACGTGGCCGCGAACGCGGAGCGGTTGCGCGCGGCGTGGACGGGGGCGGGGCGGACCGGTGCACCGGAGATCCACGTGCTGGCGACCCGCAAACCGACGCCGGACCTGCTCGCGGAATGGGCGGGCTGCGGCGTCACCGAAGCGATCTGGGGACTGCCGGACAAGTCCGCAGACGAGGTGCGGGCGTTCCTCCCCCGGCACGCCGAGCGGCTCGGCATCGGCCCTCCGGCACCGGGGGAGTGAGCGTGGTCCGTCAGTCGTCGCCGACGCCGCGGGCCGCGAGCGCCTCGCCCAGCTCGTCGGAGTGGCGCAAGGTGCGGACCAGGAACGGGACCGCGAACGCCGACAGCGATCGCTCGGCGTTGCGGGCGCGCTGCGCCTCGCGGGTCTCCGTCGCGATGCTCGACAGGGCCGTGACGGCCTGCAACGTCAGCCCCACCAGCAGGCCCACCCGCTCCGGGCGGACGCCGACCCGGCGCAGCGGCCCGAGCCCGCGCTCCACCGCGGTGACCAGGTCGTCCACCCGGGTGGTGAGGGTGAACAGGTTGGCGGCGCCGAGTGCGGCGACCAGCCGCAGCGCCACCACCGCGGCCTGGTCCGGACCGAGCATCCACCACTGCAGCAGGAAGATCACCGCGAGCAGCGGCAGCAGCAACCGGGAGGCCTGCCAGCACCGGCGCGGCGGGATCCGGGCGAGCGCGTAGCCCGCGACCACGACCGCCGCCACCACGGCCAGCGGCAGCGCCGAACCGAGCAGGAAGATCAGCACCGCGAAGCCGAGCAGCAGCACGAACTTCACCCCGGCAGGCGTCCGGTGCACCGGGCTGGACCCGGGTTCGTACAGGCCGAGGGGGCTCACCCGATCAGCTCCCGGTAGTGCGACAGCGCGGCCTCCGGGACGTCGTCGGCGACGATCCGCCCCTGGTCGAGCACCACGACCCGGTCGAAACCGTCCAGCAGGTGCAGGTCGTGGGTCACCAGCACCACCTGCTGCGGCAGCTCCCGCAGCAGCTCCATGAAGTGGCGCTTGTTGCGCAGGTCCAGCAGCGTCGTCGGCTCGTCGCAGACCAGCACGTCCGGTTCCAGCACCAGCATCGAGCACAGCGCCAGCAGCTGCTTCTGCCCGCCGGAGAGCTGGTGCGCGGGGTGCTCGGCGTAGCCCGCGAGGCCGTGCCGGGCCAGCACCTCGGCGGCCCGGCGTTCCCGCTCGACTTTCGGGATGCCGTGCCTGCGCAATGAGAACGCCACGTCCTCACCGGCGGTCGGCATCACGATCTGGCTGTCCGGATTGGTGAACACGAAACCGACGCGCTTGCGCACCGCGCGCCCGTCGCGCGCCGGGTCGAGCCCGTCGACCAGCACCCGGCCGCTCGTCGGCGCCACCAGGCCGTTGATCATGCGGGCCAGCGTGGACTTGCCGGAGCCGTTCGCTCCGACGAACGCCACCCGCTTCTCGCCCAGCCGCAGATCGACGCCCTCCAGCACCGAGTGCTCGCCGTAGGCGTGCGCGATGTTCTCGAACTCGATCAATCCACTCGCTCCCACACCGTCGCCACGCCCAGCCCTCCGCCGGAGGACAAGGCCGCCACCCCGGTGCGCGGCCCGTTCTCGCGCACCATGCGGCTGAACAATCGCACCACCAGGACCGCGCCCGACGCTCCCCAGGGGTGGCCGAGCGCGATGGCGCCGCCGTCCGGGCTCACGACGCGCTCGTCGATGCCTGCCGCGTCCGCGCAGGCCAGCACCTGCCCGGCGAAGGCCTCCGTGAACTCGACGAGCTCCGGAACCGGACGATCCCGCAGCACGTGGCGCAGCGCGGGCACCGCGCCCAGGCCGAGGCGGTTCGGATCCACGCCCGACGTGCGCTCGGCGACCAGGCGCAGCCCCGGCACGCCCAGGCGGCGGCGTTCCCGCTCGGTGGTGAGCAGCACGGCCGCGGCCCCGTCGCTGACGCCGCAGGAGTTCGCGGCGGTCGCGGTGCCGTCGGGGGTGAACGCGGGCCGGAACCGCGCCAGCCGCTGCGGGACGAACCCGCGCCGGGGCCGTTCGTCGCGCCCACCGCCCACGTCGACCAGTTCCGCGTCGAACCGGCCCGCGTCCTGCGCGGCGACCGCGCGGGCGTGGCTGCGCGCCGCGAACTCGTCCTGCCGCTCGCGGGAGATCCCGGCCTCGGCCGCGACCACGTCCGCCGCCGGACCCATGTCCGGATCGCCGAGATCGGCGGGCGCGAACGGGGCGCGCGAGTAGAACCGCGGCGGTTCCCCAGCGGACCGCGGCCGGTGCGCCCGCCACGGCGCGGTCGACGCGCTCTCCACCCCGCCCGCCAGGTAGTGCTCACCGGCGCCGCCGCGCAGCATCGCGGCGGCCGTGAGGATCGAGCTGAGGCCGCTGGCGCACTGCCGGTCCACCGTCATGCCGGGGACGCCGACCCCGAACCCGGCGCGCAACGCCGCCACCCGCGCCGGATTGCCGCCCGGCCCCATCACGTTGCCGAGCAGCACGTCGTCCACCGACTCCAAGCCCGCATCGTGCAGGGCGGCGGTGAGCACGGGCGCGGCGAGCCGTTCCGCGGTCAGGTTCCGCAGCACGCCGCCCACCTCGCCGATGGGGCTGCGCCGAGCGGCGATCACCACCGGGTCGCGATCGTTCACCGCAGCTCCTCCGCGTCGAGAGCGCTCTCGCGCAGCGCCTCGGCGATGTCGGCGCGCGCCGGTTTGCCGGAGCCGGTGCGGGGCAGGGCGGACATCGCGAGCCAGCGCCTCGGCCGCTTCGCGGGTTCCAGGTGGCGCGTCCCGGCGCGCAGCTCGGCGCGCGTCGGCGCGGCGAGCGGGTCAACCTCCAGCACGGCCGTGACCAGCGCGCCGAGCCGCCGGTGCGGCGTGCCCGCCACCACCACGTCCCGCACGCCGCCGCAGGCGCGCAGCGCCGACTCGACCTCTTCGGCGACGACGAGGGAGCCGCCGGTGCTGATCGTGGAACCGGTCCGGCCCAGCACGCTCACCGTGCCGTCCTCGTGGCGCACCGCGCGGTCGCCGACGCTGGACCAGCCCGGTTCCGCCGCGTCGAGCACGCCGCGGCGCAGGTGGCCGACGAAGGTCAGCTCCGAGCGGACCCACAGCACGCCGCCGGTCTCCGCGGGCAGCGAATTCCCCGCCGCGTCCCGGACGTCGACGTCCACCAGCGGGCGCAACCGCGGCGCACCGCGGCGCGCGGCGATCAGCGAATGCTCCGCGGAGCCGTAGTACTCCAGCAGCTCGCAGCCCGGCAGCAGCCGCCGCAGCCGCTGCTCCAGCACGCCGTCCACCCCGGCGCCGCCGCAGACGATCAACCGCAGCGCGCATGCCGCGCGCAGCTCCGGGCGGCGCTCCCACACCGACAGCAGCGCGGCGAGCATCGCCGGAACCAGGTGAACCACGGTGGCGTCCCGGCACTGCTCGGCGGCGGCGGTCGCCGACCACTTCGGCAGCAGCCGCACCTCGCGGTCCTGGTGCAGGGAGTGCAGCGCCCCGAACAGGAACAACGAGGAGCTCAGCGGTCCGGGCACCAGCACCACGTCGTCGCGGCGCAGCGCCACGTCCAGCGCCGCGAAGCTCGCCAGCCACGACGCGCGGGTGCGGACCAGCACCTTCGGCGAGCCGCTGCTGCCGGAGGTCGTGGGCAGGTAGAACTGCGTGCGCTCATCACCGCGCGCCGCGACGGGCTCCGCCTCCGCAGGAGCGCCCGACACGACCGCACCGGGACTCGCGTCGGCCAGCACCGACTCCGGACGCGACCACTCCGGGCCCACGACCAGCGTCGCCGCGCCCGCCAAGTCCGCGCCCAGCAGCCAGCACAGGCGGTGCACCGGATTCGGCTCGTCCACCGCGATCCGCGCCACCCCGTCCAGCCGCCGCGCGGCGCCGTGCGCGCGGCGCAGCAGCTCCGCGCCGGTGAGCGCGGTCCCCGGCGACGACACCCCCGCCGTGAGCGGGCCGGTGCCCAGGATCGGCGGGATCATTCAGCTCCCGGCCGGGCGGGACGTCGCGACCGGCAGCGCGCGGTGCACAGCCGCCGCCACCAGCGACACCAGCACCAGCTTCACCGTGTCGCCCGGCAGGAACACCAGCGACTGCACCGCGGCGGCACCGAGATCACCCGTGAACGCCGCCCAGTACGGGATGCCCACCAGGTAGTCCACCGCGATGCCCGCGAAGTTCGCCACCAGCAGCAGCGGCAGACCCGGGCGCGGCAGCCCGCGCTGGACGATCAACCCCACCACGACCGCCGACAGCAGCCAGCCCAGCACGAACCCGCCGCTCGGGCCCGCGAACGGGGCGATGCCGCCGCGCCCGCCCGACAGCAGCGGCAGGCCGATCGCCACCAGGGCCAAGAACAGCAGCACCGACGCGCCGGCGCGCCGGGCGCCGAGGATGCTGCCCGCCAGCAGCGGCCCCATGTTCTGCAGCACCACCGGTACCGCGGCGCCCGCGATGAACAGACCGGGGAACAGTCCGAGCACGGCGATGAACGCCGCGAACACCACTGTCCTGGCCAGGTCAGCGGCCGGTTGGGCGGTGCGTTGTCCAGGCACGACGACTCCTCACGCCGATCACGGGTCGATGCGAACGTACCCGGCTCACCACTGGGAACAGAAAAGTTCCGACCACATTGTGGACGCCCCACACCCCGCCCCCGCCCACCCGGAGACCCAGCCCACACCAGCCCCACCCGCGATCGGAGTGAACGGACCGTTCGTCCAATCCCCTTGGACGAACGGTCCGTTCACCCCACGTCGAGCACGGCCTCCGCACCGTCGGCTCCCGCTGCGATCCGGAGGCCGGATTGAGTGAACGGACTGTTCGTCCAATCCCGTTGGACAAGCGGTCCGTTCACTCCGAGAAGCTCCGCCGATCGGTGAGCGCTGCCGGAGTGGGGGCCGGGTTGAGTGAACGGACTGTTCGACCGATGCCGTTGGACAAGCGGTCCGGTCGCTGCGCGAAGCTCCGCGCCGATCAGTGAGCGTGGCCGTGGCCGGTTGAGTGAACGGACTGTTCGTCCAATGCCGTTGGACGAACAGTCCGTTCACTCGCATCGGCGTTCCGTCGCTGTGGCGCTGCGGTGTGCCGGGGACGGTGGGGTTTTGAGTGAACGGACCGTTTGCCTGATCTCGTTGGTCGAATGGTCCGTTCACTCCGGGGGAGCGAGGCGTGGCGCGGGCAGGGTGGGCGGACCGTTCGTCCAGTGCCGTTGGACGAGCGGTCCGTTCACTCCGGGGAGCGGGCGTCAGGTGGTGGCGTTGAGGCGGGTGAGGGCGCCGCGGACGACCTGCGGGTCGTAGGTGGTCCAGAACGGCGGCAGCGACGCGCGCAGGAATCCGCCGTAGCGGGCGGTGGCCAGCCTCGGGTCGAGCACGGCGATCACGCCGCGGTCGTTCGAGGACCGCAGCAGCCGCCCGGCGCCTTGGGCGAGCAGCAGCGCGGCGTGGGTGCCCGCGACGGTGAGGAAGCCGTTGCCGCCGTGCGCCGACACGGCCTTCTGCCGCGCCGAGGCCAGCGGATCGTCGGGCCGCGGGAACGGGATCCGATCCATGATCACGAGTTGCAGCGATTCGCCGGGCACGTCCACGCCCTGCCACAGCGACAGCGTCCCGAACAGCGAGGTCTCCGGGTCGGCCGCGAACTTGGCGACGAGCTGCGCCGTGTTGTCCTCGCCTTGGCACAGCACGGGGGTCTTGAGCCGTTCCCGCAGTTCCTCCGCGGCCTGCCGCGCGGCGCGCATCGAGGAGAACAGCCCGAGGGTGCGCCCACCGGCGGATTCGACGAGTTCGGTGAGCTCGTCGAGGTATTCCGGCGGCAGCCCGTCCCGTCCCGGCTGCGGCAGGTGCCGGGCGATGTAGAGGATGCCGCTGCGCTGGTGCTCGAACGGTGAGCCGACGTCGAGCCCGGTCCACTTCGGCCCGCCGGTGTCCGACGGGGGTTCCTTGCCGCTGGCCATGTCGGCGGCGGGCGCCGCCTTGCGCTCCGGCGGCAGCCCCCATTGCCGGGCGAGGGTGTCGAAGGAGCCCCCGAGCGCCAGCGTCGCCGAGGTCAGCACCGTGGTGCGCTGCCCGAACAGCCGCTCGCGCAGCAGTCCGCCGACGCCGAGCGGCGCGACCTTCATCGTCGGCGGCCGGTTCGGTTCGCTGCTGATCCACACCACGTCGCGGCGCTGCCCTTCGGGCTCGTCGAACGCGTCGAGCAGCCGCACGGCGTTGTCGTGGAGTTCTTCGGTGAGCGCGAGGGCGAGCTTGCGGGCGCTGCTGCCTTCGGGATCTTCCTTGCGCTCCGGCCCGAGCGCGGTCATGCACGCGGCGGACGCGTCGCGCAGCGCGGTGAGCGAGCCGCCGAGCGCCTGCGGCATCTCCTCGAGCCGTTGCGGGCGGGCGTCCTGGAGGACGAGTTCGATGCCTTCGGCGGCCTCGTCGAGGCGGTCGGCGATGCTCTGGTCGATGGCCCGGCCGCAACGCCGCGCGGCGAGCTTCGCCTGGTTCGCGGACAGCTCCCCGGTGGCGGCGGAGGTGACCCGGTCGACTAGGTCGTGCGCCTCGTCGATCATGACCACGTCGTGCTCGGGCAGCACGGGCCGGTCGTCGAGGGCGTCGATGGCGAGCAGCGCGTGGTTGGTGACGACGACGTCGGCCCGGCCCGCTTCGCCGCGGGCGCGTTCGGCGAAGCAGTCGGTGCCGATGGGGCAGCGGTGCACGCCGAGGCATTCCTTCGCGGTCACCGACAGCTGCCGCCACGCCTGGTCGGTGACACCGGGCACGAGCTCGTCGCGGTCCCCGGTGTCGGTTTCGGTGGACCACTCGCGGATCCGCTTGATCTGGCGTTCCAGCGCGGAAGCGGCGAACGGGTCGAACAGCGCGCCCTCTTCGGGTTCTTCGGGGGCGCCGCCGTGGATCCGGTTGAGGCACAGGTAGTTGCGGCGGCCCTTGAGGATCGCGAACGTCGGCGGCCGTCCGAGCGCGTCGGCGAGCGCCTTCGACAGCCGGGGCAGGTCGCGGTCGACGAGCTGGCGCTGCAGCGCGATGGTCGCCGTGGAGATGACGACGGTGGTCGCTTCGACCACGGCGTGCCGGATGGCGGGCACCAGGTAGGCGAGCGATTTCCCGGTGCCGGTCCCGGCTTGCACCGCGAGGTGCTCACCGGAGCCGATGGAGTGCTCCACGGCCGCCGCCATCCGCGACTGCCCTTCGCGCTCGGAGCCGCCGACGGACCCCACGGCGATCCCGAGCAGCGTCGCCAGGTCGGGGATCTGCTCCGGTGGTTTCGCGGTGATCG
This window of the Saccharopolyspora gloriosae genome carries:
- a CDS encoding cytochrome P450 family protein, whose protein sequence is MDPSTCPYPLDPTGSDLHAEAARLSRRGPATRVVLPGEVEAWLVTDPVVLRSLFADPRVSKDPHRHWPAYRELPPDWPLHTWVSMRNMFNSHGAEHRRLRALIAPAFTARRIRELQPHVERITTELLDDVAAAAPGVAVDLRERFANPLPVAVISSLLGITDRSALDEMRRLVESFFSTTTTPEQMVSGMETLYRLFGDHVAARRRTPGDDLTSDLLAMRDEDGTRLSDGELTDTLMLMFSAGHETTVNLLGHAIAQLLTEPRHLAAVRAGDLSWDAVVEETLRWQPPLANLPLRFAVEEIALPGGDAIRAGEAIVAGLLAANRHAAHYPDGELFDPARSDSAHLSFGHGVHFCVGSQLARLEARIGLSALFDRFPDLTPAFTELEQRPSFISNGHVDLPAIPNPTTT
- a CDS encoding aminoacyl-tRNA hydrolase translates to MPTELTADTSDEDPEQVVLMPMVLRIERAEPPRRTALLEAAASAALAVCLDERAKPGGEWHEPVHHWISGRIRKVSRRARGAHWAAVQELPGRTVEVDGAEVRAFLPSRVADMPKELTRLQISGSELDADEPGPPAVGEPVLWLNPDVAMSAGKSAAQVGHATMFLAALLHGEHRDDEVARWSAAGLPCSVRVADGATWRRLLPGEDAETAWRRHGVAAVRDAGFTEIDPGTVTVLAQWPRPSATA
- a CDS encoding TetR/AcrR family transcriptional regulator — protein: MTEVDPLFPERGPRLPPGPRTEGAWDHHRRKLRIGAVRAVAANGYDGAKVADIVREAQVSRRTFYEHFADKQECFLDAYEAATSKLVDAISEAVRDQPYGQHRMLTGMDVYLRVVLDDPELARVLLVEIVRVGQEGMRRRRDAYRQWAEMLARNSADAEFTAAQWQSLLASVNERVLVAIEDEALGDLPELRRQILDLLDAVLNARRASSPHPTA
- a CDS encoding nitroreductase family deazaflavin-dependent oxidoreductase; its protein translation is MRRPRQLDSPLVPKVMRVMSQAHVRAYRATGGRVGGRWRIGSAWRRGVPTCLLTTTGRKSGQDRTTPLLYLRDGQRVVLVASQGGLPKHPAWYHNITANPEVTVQIGKDVQRLRARVAEGPERAELWAKLLELYADFDSYQSWTDRTIPVVVCEPAR
- a CDS encoding LLM class F420-dependent oxidoreductase; translation: MRHGIVLFTSDRGITPGPAAQAAEQAGFDTFYVPEHTHIPIKRTAAHPGTGGADLPDDRYLRTLDPWVSLSAAAALTSRIRLATAVALPVESDPITLAKTIASLDWLSGGRVVLGAGFGWNTDELADHHVPAHRRRAALREHLEAMRALWTEEEASYSGEFVHFGPSWAFPKPARIPVLIGAGAGPKTFAWIAAHADGWITTPADTDVAANAERLRAAWTGAGRTGAPEIHVLATRKPTPDLLAEWAGCGVTEAIWGLPDKSADEVRAFLPRHAERLGIGPPAPGE
- a CDS encoding CbiQ family ECF transporter T component translates to MSPLGLYEPGSSPVHRTPAGVKFVLLLGFAVLIFLLGSALPLAVVAAVVVAGYALARIPPRRCWQASRLLLPLLAVIFLLQWWMLGPDQAAVVALRLVAALGAANLFTLTTRVDDLVTAVERGLGPLRRVGVRPERVGLLVGLTLQAVTALSSIATETREAQRARNAERSLSAFAVPFLVRTLRHSDELGEALAARGVGDD
- a CDS encoding energy-coupling factor ABC transporter ATP-binding protein; this encodes MIEFENIAHAYGEHSVLEGVDLRLGEKRVAFVGANGSGKSTLARMINGLVAPTSGRVLVDGLDPARDGRAVRKRVGFVFTNPDSQIVMPTAGEDVAFSLRRHGIPKVERERRAAEVLARHGLAGYAEHPAHQLSGGQKQLLALCSMLVLEPDVLVCDEPTTLLDLRNKRHFMELLRELPQQVVLVTHDLHLLDGFDRVVVLDQGRIVADDVPEAALSHYRELIG
- a CDS encoding thiolase family protein — its product is MNDRDPVVIAARRSPIGEVGGVLRNLTAERLAAPVLTAALHDAGLESVDDVLLGNVMGPGGNPARVAALRAGFGVGVPGMTVDRQCASGLSSILTAAAMLRGGAGEHYLAGGVESASTAPWRAHRPRSAGEPPRFYSRAPFAPADLGDPDMGPAADVVAAEAGISRERQDEFAARSHARAVAAQDAGRFDAELVDVGGGRDERPRRGFVPQRLARFRPAFTPDGTATAANSCGVSDGAAAVLLTTERERRRLGVPGLRLVAERTSGVDPNRLGLGAVPALRHVLRDRPVPELVEFTEAFAGQVLACADAAGIDERVVSPDGGAIALGHPWGASGAVLVVRLFSRMVRENGPRTGVAALSSGGGLGVATVWERVD
- a CDS encoding class I adenylate-forming enzyme family protein; translated protein: MIPPILGTGPLTAGVSSPGTALTGAELLRRAHGAARRLDGVARIAVDEPNPVHRLCWLLGADLAGAATLVVGPEWSRPESVLADASPGAVVSGAPAEAEPVAARGDERTQFYLPTTSGSSGSPKVLVRTRASWLASFAALDVALRRDDVVLVPGPLSSSLFLFGALHSLHQDREVRLLPKWSATAAAEQCRDATVVHLVPAMLAALLSVWERRPELRAACALRLIVCGGAGVDGVLEQRLRRLLPGCELLEYYGSAEHSLIAARRGAPRLRPLVDVDVRDAAGNSLPAETGGVLWVRSELTFVGHLRRGVLDAAEPGWSSVGDRAVRHEDGTVSVLGRTGSTISTGGSLVVAEEVESALRACGGVRDVVVAGTPHRRLGALVTAVLEVDPLAAPTRAELRAGTRHLEPAKRPRRWLAMSALPRTGSGKPARADIAEALRESALDAEELR
- a CDS encoding biotin transporter BioY, which gives rise to MPGQRTAQPAADLARTVVFAAFIAVLGLFPGLFIAGAAVPVVLQNMGPLLAGSILGARRAGASVLLFLALVAIGLPLLSGGRGGIAPFAGPSGGFVLGWLLSAVVVGLIVQRGLPRPGLPLLLVANFAGIAVDYLVGIPYWAAFTGDLGAAAVQSLVFLPGDTVKLVLVSLVAAAVHRALPVATSRPAGS